The following proteins are encoded in a genomic region of Paenibacillus sp. FSL R7-0273:
- the rsgA gene encoding ribosome small subunit-dependent GTPase A, producing the protein MRIEQYGWNKNWQDKWDGMTQNQEQAGNTRVPGRITGDFGSKYRVMTDAGETWGELAGKLRHTLTDSGEYPAIGDWVSLAMQDGGEHAVIHGVLPRHSVISRKVAGNTQAEQIVAANVDTLFLVSALNDDYNVRRMERYLIMAWNSGANPVILLTKADLCPDADTRIAEMERAAPGVPVHAVSALLGDGRDELLPYIRSGQTVALTGSSGCGKSTMVNWLSGQNLQLTKDVREGDSRGRHTTTHREMFVLPEGGIIVDTPGMRELQLWEDEGGLELAFGDISSLAAECRYSDCSHEREEGCAVLEAVSSGLLEEKRLLNYRKTQKELRFQNSKEQRQKRKAAAPAGKASAPRPRSASWQRQLEEY; encoded by the coding sequence ATGAGGATTGAACAATATGGATGGAATAAGAACTGGCAGGACAAATGGGACGGAATGACCCAGAATCAGGAGCAGGCAGGCAATACGCGCGTTCCCGGGCGGATCACCGGTGACTTCGGCAGCAAATACCGTGTGATGACTGATGCGGGCGAAACCTGGGGTGAGCTGGCCGGAAAGCTCCGGCATACACTGACTGATTCGGGAGAGTATCCGGCCATCGGTGATTGGGTAAGCCTCGCTATGCAGGACGGGGGAGAGCATGCGGTCATTCACGGGGTGCTTCCGCGCCACAGTGTCATTTCCCGCAAGGTGGCCGGAAATACGCAGGCTGAACAGATTGTTGCAGCCAATGTGGACACTCTGTTTCTGGTCAGCGCCTTGAACGATGATTATAATGTGCGGCGGATGGAGCGGTATCTGATTATGGCCTGGAACAGCGGGGCGAATCCGGTCATTCTGCTGACCAAGGCCGATCTGTGTCCGGATGCGGATACAAGAATTGCAGAGATGGAGCGGGCCGCCCCGGGTGTGCCTGTCCATGCGGTCAGCGCCCTGCTTGGCGACGGCCGCGATGAGCTGCTGCCGTATATCCGCAGCGGCCAGACAGTGGCCCTGACCGGCTCGTCCGGCTGCGGCAAATCCACTATGGTCAACTGGCTCAGCGGCCAAAACCTTCAGCTGACCAAGGACGTCAGAGAGGGCGACAGCCGCGGGCGGCATACAACGACGCACCGGGAAATGTTCGTCCTGCCTGAAGGCGGAATTATCGTGGATACTCCCGGAATGCGCGAGCTGCAGCTGTGGGAGGATGAGGGAGGGCTTGAGCTTGCCTTCGGCGATATCAGCAGTCTGGCGGCGGAATGCCGCTACAGCGACTGCAGCCATGAGCGGGAGGAGGGCTGCGCTGTACTGGAAGCAGTCTCCTCCGGCCTGCTGGAGGAGAAGCGGCTTTTGAACTACCGCAAGACGCAGAAGGAGCTCCGCTTCCAGAACAGCAAGGAGCAGCGGCAAAAGCGGAAGGCTGCAGCCCCTGCAGGCAAAGCAAGCGCCCCGCGGCCGCGCAGTGCCTCCTGGCAGCGTCAGCTTGAGGAATATTGA
- a CDS encoding FMN-dependent NADH-azoreductase, producing the protein MSNVLFIKANNRPAEQAVSVQLYNAFLASYKESHPEDQVTELDLFAEELPYYDNTLITGIYKAAQGFEATPEEAAGAALVKKYLDQFVAADKVVFGFPLWNMTVPAVLHTYIDYVNQAGTAFKYTAEGPVGLLTGKKAAVLNARGGIYSTGPAANAEMAVNFIVNNLSFWGFQDITQVIIEGHNQNPQESANIIAKGLEEAKSAAASF; encoded by the coding sequence ATGTCTAACGTACTTTTCATCAAAGCAAACAACCGCCCTGCGGAACAGGCTGTAAGTGTTCAACTTTACAATGCATTCCTTGCAAGCTACAAAGAATCCCACCCGGAAGATCAGGTTACTGAGCTGGACCTGTTCGCTGAAGAGCTTCCATACTACGACAACACGTTGATCACTGGTATCTACAAAGCCGCACAGGGCTTTGAAGCAACTCCTGAAGAAGCTGCAGGCGCAGCGCTTGTTAAGAAATACCTGGACCAGTTCGTTGCTGCTGACAAGGTAGTATTCGGCTTCCCGCTCTGGAACATGACGGTTCCTGCTGTTCTGCACACTTACATTGACTATGTGAACCAGGCTGGTACTGCTTTCAAATATACAGCTGAAGGTCCTGTAGGCCTGCTTACCGGCAAAAAAGCGGCTGTCCTGAACGCAAGAGGCGGCATCTACTCCACAGGCCCTGCAGCAAACGCTGAAATGGCTGTTAACTTCATCGTGAACAACCTGAGCTTCTGGGGCTTCCAGGATATCACCCAGGTTATCATCGAAGGCCACAACCAGAACCCGCAGGAATCTGCCAACATCATTGCAAAAGGTCTGGAAGAAGCTAAATCCGCTGCTGCATCGTTCTAA
- a CDS encoding YpdA family putative bacillithiol disulfide reductase has translation MKDVIIIGAGPCGLSAAIECQRQGLSTLIIEKNFIVHSIYLYPTSMQFFSTTSLLEIGDVPFTSPNDKPFRHEALVYYRRAAEQHGLAIAAYEEALSVENNEDGSFTVHTVNKRGERQSRQAAHVVISTGYFDQPNMIGIPGEELPKVTHYFGEAHPYTGMKVTVIGGSNSAVDAALELIRVGASVDMVYRGASISDNIKPWVRPIFESMVTKGLITLHLESRVTEITPSSVIVTRHSGEASELDNDFVLAMTGFRPSRALLSSAGVLMDDALDKPSFDPSTMESNIPGLYVAGVIASGRNANEVFIETGRGHGKLIADHIVSQKLK, from the coding sequence ATGAAAGACGTTATTATTATCGGCGCCGGTCCCTGCGGACTGTCAGCAGCTATTGAATGCCAGCGTCAGGGGCTGTCCACTCTGATTATTGAGAAAAACTTTATCGTGCACTCCATTTATCTGTATCCGACCAGCATGCAGTTCTTCAGCACAACCTCGCTGCTTGAGATCGGCGATGTTCCCTTCACCTCCCCTAATGACAAGCCGTTCCGCCATGAAGCACTTGTCTATTACCGCCGGGCAGCTGAACAGCACGGCCTTGCAATTGCCGCGTATGAAGAAGCGCTGAGTGTGGAAAATAATGAGGATGGCAGCTTTACAGTACATACTGTTAACAAGCGCGGAGAACGTCAGAGCCGGCAGGCTGCCCATGTGGTCATCTCGACCGGTTATTTCGACCAGCCGAATATGATCGGCATCCCGGGTGAGGAGCTCCCGAAAGTTACACATTATTTTGGCGAGGCCCATCCGTATACCGGAATGAAGGTCACGGTCATTGGGGGCAGCAACTCCGCAGTAGATGCGGCGCTGGAGCTGATCCGTGTTGGCGCATCCGTAGATATGGTCTACCGTGGGGCGAGCATCTCCGATAATATTAAGCCATGGGTACGGCCTATTTTTGAGAGCATGGTGACAAAAGGCCTTATCACACTACACCTGGAATCACGGGTTACGGAAATTACTCCGTCCTCGGTCATTGTAACCAGACACAGCGGGGAAGCCAGTGAGCTGGACAATGATTTTGTGCTGGCAATGACCGGCTTCCGCCCTAGCAGGGCACTGCTGTCATCGGCAGGGGTGCTCATGGACGATGCACTGGACAAACCGTCGTTCGACCCTTCGACTATGGAGAGTAATATTCCCGGCCTCTATGTAGCGGGAGTTATCGCCTCCGGCCGTAATGCCAATGAGGTATTTATCGAGACCGGACGCGGGCACGGCAAGCTGATTGCCGATCACATCGTTTCACAAAAGCTCAAATAA
- a CDS encoding DUF3939 domain-containing protein gives MIFKRAKKNTISEPITVTLPQIKQAVRQFEEDMPAPINRTALILEDKSIDVSRLKRYLGGIPQQKFYMSRETYEIFEEADKLVPYYLDLVQSAVDLYISDTGKLPLIEDAWLPEVHYRLLHTERYLKETPPFPLYITEEEMMLTHRAEHFE, from the coding sequence ATGATATTCAAACGCGCTAAAAAAAATACAATCTCTGAGCCGATCACTGTCACCTTGCCGCAGATCAAACAGGCTGTCAGGCAATTCGAAGAGGATATGCCTGCCCCGATTAACCGTACCGCACTGATACTGGAGGATAAAAGCATTGATGTGTCCCGGCTGAAGCGCTACCTGGGCGGGATTCCCCAGCAGAAATTTTATATGTCGCGTGAAACCTATGAAATTTTTGAGGAAGCTGACAAGCTGGTGCCGTATTATCTCGATCTCGTTCAATCTGCGGTGGATCTTTATATTAGCGATACCGGCAAGCTGCCGCTCATCGAGGATGCCTGGCTGCCGGAGGTGCATTACCGCCTGCTTCATACGGAACGCTATCTGAAGGAGACGCCGCCGTTTCCGCTGTATATTACCGAGGAAGAGATGATGCTGACCCACCGGGCTGAGCATTTTGAATAA
- a CDS encoding alpha-amylase family glycosyl hydrolase has product MKYEPGLPKGRRLLNILAITGLTAAMLAGCTNNGNTAGGDNGGPLPVTTGEASPAPDSSPAPQGAQQPGTAQGTAIDEQPSTVYYEVFVRSFYDSDGDGIGDLRGLTEKLDYLNDGNPDTSSDLGVGGIWLMPVNPSPSYHGYDVTDYRSINPDYGTLEDMQELIREAHKRGIKVIMDLVVNHTSKEHPWFVEAATQQDSKYRDYYVWAEDQSRPVSGSSAAGSGSPWHSARGSHYLGIFWDGMPDLNFDNPEVRNEMKDIGRFWLEQGVDGFRLDAAKHIYEDLVTDKSEETTAKNVAWWQEFRQAMNEVNPQAYIVGEVWENSAVSVGAYLDKAFDSGFNFGLGETLVSAAKSEKDSGAAFTLERTYKLFAQISGGSFTDATFLTNHDQNRVMSVLESNPDHARMAAAMLLTLPGNPFIYYGEEIGMLGRKPDEGIREPMPWSADRGSAGQTTWEPDTNNKGNTGADVESQLSSTSLLDWYRQLIALRNQIPALRDGAIRDYASGNDGVMAFERITAGQQVLALHNLTGSSQKVNLVQGTDGYSYTRVVKALPGEAQLNGAGLTLPPYSSVILD; this is encoded by the coding sequence ATGAAATACGAACCCGGCTTACCTAAAGGACGCCGCCTGCTGAATATCTTAGCCATTACCGGATTAACTGCCGCTATGCTGGCCGGATGCACAAATAACGGAAATACTGCCGGCGGTGATAATGGAGGACCACTCCCAGTCACAACCGGAGAAGCCTCACCAGCGCCTGACAGCAGCCCGGCACCGCAGGGAGCACAGCAGCCGGGCACCGCCCAGGGCACTGCAATCGATGAACAGCCGTCCACCGTTTACTATGAGGTTTTTGTCCGGTCCTTTTATGATTCGGACGGCGACGGTATCGGTGATCTGCGCGGGCTGACAGAGAAGCTGGATTATTTAAATGACGGAAATCCTGATACTTCCAGCGATCTGGGCGTCGGGGGCATCTGGCTTATGCCGGTTAACCCTTCCCCCAGCTATCACGGCTATGATGTTACCGACTACCGCAGCATTAACCCGGATTACGGCACACTTGAGGATATGCAGGAGCTGATCCGGGAGGCGCATAAGCGGGGAATCAAGGTCATAATGGACCTTGTCGTCAACCACACCTCGAAGGAGCATCCGTGGTTTGTGGAAGCTGCTACACAGCAGGACAGCAAATACCGGGACTACTACGTCTGGGCGGAAGACCAGAGCCGCCCTGTCAGCGGGAGCAGTGCAGCCGGCAGCGGAAGCCCGTGGCATTCTGCACGGGGGAGCCACTATCTGGGCATTTTCTGGGACGGGATGCCCGATCTCAATTTCGACAATCCGGAGGTCCGCAATGAGATGAAGGATATCGGAAGATTCTGGCTGGAGCAGGGTGTCGACGGCTTCCGTCTGGATGCGGCCAAGCATATTTATGAGGATCTTGTAACCGATAAAAGCGAGGAAACAACCGCCAAAAATGTAGCCTGGTGGCAGGAATTCCGCCAGGCCATGAACGAGGTCAACCCGCAGGCCTATATTGTCGGGGAGGTGTGGGAGAATTCAGCCGTGTCGGTTGGCGCTTATCTCGATAAAGCCTTTGATTCCGGCTTTAATTTCGGGCTGGGTGAAACGCTGGTAAGTGCAGCCAAAAGCGAAAAGGACAGCGGCGCCGCCTTCACGCTGGAACGGACCTACAAGCTGTTTGCCCAAATTTCCGGGGGAAGCTTCACCGATGCCACATTCCTGACCAACCATGACCAGAACCGGGTAATGAGCGTGCTGGAGAGCAATCCGGATCATGCCAGAATGGCAGCGGCAATGCTGCTCACGCTTCCGGGTAATCCGTTTATTTATTACGGGGAGGAAATCGGGATGTTAGGCCGCAAGCCGGATGAAGGAATTCGGGAGCCTATGCCCTGGTCTGCAGACAGGGGCAGTGCCGGCCAGACCACATGGGAACCCGACACTAACAATAAGGGGAATACAGGCGCTGATGTGGAGAGCCAGCTTAGCAGCACCTCGCTGCTGGACTGGTACCGTCAGCTTATCGCTCTCCGCAATCAGATACCCGCGCTCCGGGATGGAGCCATCCGGGACTATGCCTCGGGAAATGACGGGGTAATGGCCTTTGAACGGATAACGGCCGGGCAGCAGGTGCTCGCTCTGCATAATCTTACAGGCAGCAGCCAGAAGGTTAACCTGGTACAGGGAACAGACGGTTACTCCTATACCCGGGTAGTCAAGGCTCTTCCGGGGGAGGCGCAGCTGAACGGAGCCGGACTCACCCTGCCGCCGTATTCATCTGTTATTCTGGATTAG
- a CDS encoding ABC transporter ATP-binding protein, with translation MKQWKAFYTFVRPYMKWIVLTLIIGMIKFSIPLTLPMLMKYVVDDLLTPSGLTAAERISKLFYVLGGAFVLFVVIRGPVEYYRQYFAQLITSRVLFDMRNKLYSHLQRLSLRYYQNTKVGEAISRFINDVEQSKNLVEVGMMNVWLDMFTLVFALGFMFYLNPVLALVSIAVLPLYGIAVNTLYKRLKVLTKDRSQALAVIQGYLHERIQGIAIIRSFTMEKADQKQFEGINGRFLEKAMAQTRWNAVTFAIINTLTDLAPLLVIGYGGYEVIRGNLTIGTFVAFFGYLDRMYAPLRRLINSSTVLTQASASLERVLELLDEPYDIADRPGAKPLKNAAGAIEFDRVWFKYREENEWVLKEISLSISPGQTVAFVGMSGGGKSSLISLIPRFYDISEGRLLMDGEDIRDLTQESLRRTVGMVLQDNFLFSGSVRDNILFGNPEAGEAEVIAAAQAANAHDFIMQLPEGYDTEVGERGVKLSGGQKQRVAIARVFLKDPKVLILDEATSALDLESEHLIQQSLQSLASERTTLIVAHRLSTITHADQIIVLENGEITERGTHDELMLLDGSYARLFNVQRLDG, from the coding sequence ATGAAATGGATTGTGCTGACGCTTATCATCGGCATGATCAAATTCAGCATTCCGTTAACCCTGCCGATGCTTATGAAATATGTGGTCGATGATCTGCTGACGCCTTCAGGTCTGACTGCAGCGGAAAGAATCTCGAAGCTGTTCTATGTACTTGGCGGCGCGTTCGTGCTGTTTGTAGTGATCAGAGGGCCAGTGGAGTACTACCGCCAATATTTTGCCCAGCTGATCACAAGCAGAGTGCTGTTCGATATGCGCAACAAGCTGTACAGCCATCTGCAGCGCCTGTCCCTGCGGTATTACCAGAATACGAAGGTGGGCGAAGCGATCTCCAGGTTCATTAACGATGTGGAGCAGTCCAAGAACCTGGTCGAGGTCGGCATGATGAACGTCTGGCTCGACATGTTCACACTGGTCTTCGCGCTGGGGTTCATGTTCTATCTCAATCCGGTGCTGGCGCTCGTCTCGATTGCAGTTCTGCCGCTGTACGGCATTGCCGTTAACACCTTGTACAAACGCCTGAAGGTGCTGACCAAGGACCGGTCCCAGGCGCTGGCGGTCATTCAGGGCTATCTGCATGAACGCATTCAGGGCATAGCAATCATCCGCAGCTTTACGATGGAGAAGGCGGATCAGAAGCAATTCGAGGGCATCAACGGCAGGTTTCTGGAAAAAGCGATGGCCCAGACCCGCTGGAATGCGGTCACCTTCGCCATTATCAATACCCTGACGGATCTCGCCCCGCTGCTTGTTATCGGGTACGGCGGCTACGAGGTGATCCGCGGCAATCTGACAATTGGTACCTTTGTCGCTTTCTTCGGCTACCTGGACCGTATGTATGCGCCGCTGCGGCGGCTGATCAACTCCTCCACCGTACTGACCCAGGCCTCAGCTTCGCTGGAGCGGGTGCTGGAGCTGCTGGATGAGCCTTATGATATTGCAGACCGGCCCGGTGCGAAGCCGCTCAAGAATGCAGCCGGTGCAATTGAGTTCGACCGGGTATGGTTCAAATACAGGGAAGAGAACGAGTGGGTACTGAAGGAGATCAGCCTCAGCATCAGCCCGGGCCAGACGGTTGCGTTTGTCGGGATGAGCGGGGGCGGGAAGTCCTCCCTGATCAGCCTGATTCCGCGCTTCTATGATATCAGTGAAGGCCGGCTGCTGATGGACGGTGAGGATATCCGGGACCTGACCCAGGAAAGCCTGCGGCGGACGGTGGGCATGGTGCTGCAGGATAATTTCCTGTTCAGCGGCTCGGTACGCGACAATATTCTGTTCGGCAACCCGGAGGCAGGTGAGGCAGAGGTTATTGCCGCTGCGCAGGCTGCCAATGCCCATGATTTCATCATGCAGCTGCCGGAAGGCTATGATACCGAGGTCGGTGAGCGCGGGGTGAAGCTGTCCGGCGGGCAGAAGCAGCGTGTGGCCATTGCGAGAGTCTTCCTCAAGGACCCGAAGGTGCTGATACTGGATGAGGCCACCTCGGCGCTCGATCTGGAGTCGGAGCATCTGATCCAGCAGTCGCTGCAGTCACTGGCTTCTGAGCGCACCACGCTGATCGTCGCCCACCGGCTGTCGACCATTACCCATGCAGACCAGATTATTGTTCTGGAAAATGGGGAGATTACGGAGCGCGGGACACATGACGAGCTGATGCTGCTGGACGGCAGCTATGCCCGGCTGTTCAATGTGCAGCGGCTGGACGGGTAG
- a CDS encoding DUF2087 domain-containing protein: protein MQLDKIVNYHKALSDPTRLRILLLLSKGEEIHGQALAQRLNLSQPTVTHHAAKLREAAMITERRDKNTVYFRMNPEFIRAGSEASLSFIFSKGTQEMEQESPENNLRESVLRNFFAKDGRLRQIPAQYKKKLIALQFMAEKLTPGTVYSEQELNEFIKQYHEDYATIRREFIMHQFMYREHDQYELNPTEMWTRWENVR, encoded by the coding sequence GTGCAGCTTGATAAAATAGTCAATTACCATAAGGCCTTATCCGATCCGACCAGACTGCGCATACTGCTGCTGCTGTCCAAGGGTGAAGAAATTCACGGCCAGGCGCTGGCGCAGCGGCTAAATCTGTCGCAGCCCACTGTAACCCATCATGCCGCCAAGCTGCGGGAAGCCGCGATGATTACAGAGCGCCGGGACAAAAACACCGTCTATTTTAGAATGAACCCTGAGTTTATCCGGGCAGGCTCCGAGGCTTCGCTGAGTTTTATTTTTTCTAAAGGAACGCAGGAGATGGAGCAGGAATCACCGGAGAACAACCTGAGGGAGTCGGTGCTGCGTAACTTTTTTGCCAAAGACGGAAGGCTGCGCCAGATTCCCGCCCAATACAAGAAGAAGCTGATTGCGCTGCAATTTATGGCCGAGAAGCTGACTCCGGGAACGGTCTACAGCGAGCAGGAATTGAATGAGTTCATTAAGCAATATCATGAGGACTACGCCACGATCCGCCGGGAATTCATCATGCACCAGTTCATGTACCGCGAGCACGACCAATATGAGCTGAACCCGACCGAAATGTGGACGCGCTGGGAAAATGTAAGATAG
- a CDS encoding DUF441 domain-containing protein yields MDITSLLLLGLAALGIISSNSPVTIAMVVLLLLRVLGLQQTFPWMEKHGLTIGIIILTIGVMTPLASGKISLNTVWQSFFHWKSLTAIGIGMLVAYLGGRGAVLMGSQPTVIAGLLIGTVLGVALFKGVPVGPLIAAGLLSLIIGRG; encoded by the coding sequence ATGGATATCACCTCCCTGCTGCTGCTCGGCCTGGCCGCGCTTGGCATTATCAGCAGCAACTCGCCGGTTACCATCGCTATGGTCGTATTACTGCTGCTGAGAGTACTCGGACTGCAGCAGACTTTTCCGTGGATGGAAAAGCACGGCCTGACGATCGGCATTATCATCCTGACAATCGGGGTGATGACCCCGCTGGCCAGCGGCAAAATCTCGCTGAATACGGTCTGGCAGTCCTTTTTCCACTGGAAATCGCTGACTGCCATCGGCATCGGCATGCTGGTTGCTTACCTCGGCGGCCGCGGCGCCGTGCTGATGGGCAGCCAGCCGACCGTTATCGCCGGTCTCCTGATCGGCACCGTTCTGGGCGTAGCCCTGTTCAAGGGCGTACCGGTCGGGCCGCTGATCGCCGCCGGGCTGTTGTCGCTGATTATCGGGAGAGGATAA
- a CDS encoding MerR family transcriptional regulator codes for MNTYTGKQLAELVQQEAPDMNLRTVRYYTQIGLLPQLTLSGNKRVYTDRHYRHLLAILTLSRSGESLADIQSKLADMPDEEIAKIGGRLKFLQPEQLLSGDTLMVSEDIMLTVSPRISAELRLELQETISRMLKEGQ; via the coding sequence ATGAATACCTATACCGGCAAACAGCTGGCTGAGCTGGTACAGCAGGAAGCTCCCGATATGAATCTGCGGACGGTGCGGTATTACACGCAGATTGGATTGCTTCCGCAGCTTACGCTCTCCGGTAATAAACGCGTCTACACCGACCGCCATTACAGGCATCTGCTGGCTATTTTGACTTTGTCCAGAAGCGGGGAGAGTCTGGCGGATATCCAGTCCAAGCTGGCGGACATGCCGGATGAAGAGATAGCGAAGATAGGCGGACGCCTGAAGTTTCTGCAGCCGGAACAGCTCCTGTCCGGTGATACGCTCATGGTCAGCGAGGATATTATGCTGACGGTCAGCCCGCGGATTTCTGCAGAGCTGAGGCTGGAGCTTCAAGAAACGATCAGCCGGATGCTGAAGGAGGGGCAATAA
- a CDS encoding HAD family hydrolase yields MRMKEALLFDLDNTLMDRDHTFRSFSTQFVKDALGHLSEEEAQRVVEDIIVRDADGYRDKNGFFAELSEVLPWQTPLSAAEIRAYYDKNYAGHGAAMRHAAEILQYSREKGYMLGLLTNGYKELQDGKIDLLGLRGYFKTIVISEEAGIRKPDPAIYKLALERLGASAEQTLFIGDHPVNDIWGAGKAGMDTIWLKRNHPWDESLDVQPWRTINELDELKDII; encoded by the coding sequence ATGAGAATGAAAGAGGCTTTGCTGTTTGATCTGGACAACACCCTGATGGACCGCGACCATACCTTCCGCAGCTTCAGCACACAATTCGTAAAGGATGCTCTCGGGCATCTGAGTGAAGAAGAGGCGCAGCGGGTAGTCGAGGATATCATCGTGCGGGATGCGGACGGGTACCGTGACAAGAACGGTTTTTTTGCCGAGCTGAGTGAGGTGCTGCCCTGGCAGACCCCGTTAAGCGCGGCGGAGATCCGGGCATACTATGATAAAAATTATGCCGGCCATGGTGCGGCTATGCGGCATGCGGCAGAAATACTGCAATACAGCCGGGAGAAGGGATATATGCTGGGCCTTCTAACGAATGGCTACAAGGAGCTGCAGGACGGCAAAATCGATCTGCTTGGCCTGCGCGGCTACTTCAAAACGATTGTCATTTCGGAGGAAGCCGGAATCCGTAAGCCGGATCCGGCCATCTACAAGCTGGCGCTGGAGCGTCTGGGCGCCTCTGCAGAGCAGACACTGTTCATCGGCGATCATCCGGTCAATGATATCTGGGGGGCCGGCAAGGCGGGAATGGACACCATCTGGCTCAAGCGGAACCACCCGTGGGATGAAAGTCTGGATGTGCAGCCGTGGAGAACCATTAATGAGCTGGATGAGCTGAAGGATATTATTTAA